A stretch of the Candidatus Methylomirabilota bacterium genome encodes the following:
- a CDS encoding glycosyltransferase family 2 protein, with protein sequence MSTLPLLSIGVPVYNGERYLAQALDSALAQDYDNLEILISDNASTDSTADICQRYARADTRVRYARTCETSYVKVNLARALSMARGKYFTWLAHDDILNSPDYGRTLVSVLDGAPDIVLCASALELWHVDDPQTRTILSYPDFAVDDWPTARQALFRWPQHGWDSLVFGVFRREVLQEAVADDPYLRRLLLHKLAAAGRFVVLPAALRTCRLREDSTARLLVSDKAPFELLRQGVEIKWLLFKTALRYPVPFGERVPLILETLRNFLVSHVAWAESARHRLRNLDRELKMLAAAAVERKRLLSLQDRELRTLEVAARSLGWDADEPLRPEPFEVGGIPPGGLRLKRSLNPFRRPDLAEIDLLRQLKPQVSEAQRICRDLLTMLESQDHEIKRRRDLVEGRRRKA encoded by the coding sequence GTGAGTACTCTGCCGCTGCTCTCGATCGGCGTGCCGGTCTACAACGGTGAGCGGTATTTGGCCCAAGCTCTCGACTCGGCCCTGGCGCAGGACTACGACAATCTGGAGATCCTGATCTCGGACAACGCATCGACCGATTCGACGGCCGACATCTGCCAGCGATACGCGCGCGCCGACACGCGGGTGCGCTACGCCCGGACCTGCGAGACGAGCTACGTGAAAGTCAACCTAGCCCGGGCCCTCTCGATGGCGCGGGGGAAGTACTTCACCTGGCTTGCACACGACGACATCTTGAACAGCCCCGACTATGGGCGCACGCTAGTGAGTGTCCTCGACGGCGCCCCGGACATCGTCCTGTGTGCGTCGGCGCTCGAGCTGTGGCACGTGGACGACCCCCAGACGCGAACGATTCTGTCGTATCCCGACTTCGCCGTCGACGACTGGCCCACGGCGCGCCAGGCACTCTTTCGCTGGCCCCAGCATGGCTGGGACTCGTTAGTGTTTGGGGTGTTCAGACGCGAGGTCTTACAGGAGGCGGTCGCGGACGATCCGTATCTCAGGCGGCTCCTTCTCCACAAACTTGCGGCCGCCGGACGATTTGTCGTGTTGCCGGCCGCGCTCCGGACGTGCCGCCTCCGGGAGGACTCGACAGCCAGGTTGCTCGTGAGCGACAAGGCCCCATTCGAACTGCTGCGCCAGGGGGTCGAGATCAAATGGCTCCTGTTCAAGACCGCCCTGCGATACCCGGTGCCCTTTGGCGAGCGGGTTCCTCTCATCCTGGAAACTCTCCGCAATTTTCTGGTCAGCCACGTCGCCTGGGCAGAAAGCGCTCGGCACCGACTCCGAAACCTCGATCGGGAACTGAAGATGCTTGCCGCGGCTGCCGTGGAGCGCAAACGGCTTCTCAGCCTGCAGGATCGGGAACTGCGCACACTCGAGGTTGCCGCGCGATCTCTCGGATGGGACGCCGATGAGCCCCTGCGGCCGGAACCCTTCGAGGTAGGCGGCATTCCCCCGGGCGGCCTGCGCTTGAAGCGATCCCTCAATCCATTTCGCCGACCCGACCTGGCGGAGATCGACCTATTGAGGCAGCTTAAGCCGCAGGTGAGCGAGGCGCAACGTATCTGCCGGGACTTACTCACCATGCTTGAATCGCAGGATCATGAGATCAAGCGACGTCGAGACCTTGTCGAAGGCCGTCGGCGAAAAGCCTGA